A genome region from Erigeron canadensis isolate Cc75 chromosome 3, C_canadensis_v1, whole genome shotgun sequence includes the following:
- the LOC122592359 gene encoding ABSCISIC ACID-INSENSITIVE 5-like protein 2 encodes MGSNGEKIGELARQGSLYNLTLDEVQNQLGDLGKPLTSMNLDELLKSVWTAEGNSGMNAEYAQHGSGTLARQSSVGLSKDLRKRTVDEVWQDIQQGEKKGDGDNGSGKSKNSRSGKNDGDKKGSKERQPTLGEMTLEDFLFKAGIVAGGLSPGKKNVDSNVSNQQNVGHQQAQWMQYQVAPVQQQQHVYMTGHHPAQPSLSIGANSMMEIGYPETQMTISPSNLMHNLSDTQTPGRKRGASGNLIEKTVERRQKRMIKNRESAARSRARKQAYTHELENKISRLEEENERLKRQKEVGKVLPSAPPPKPKYQLRRTSSASF; translated from the exons ATGGGATCAAATGGTGAAAAAATTGGTGAATTAGCAAGACAAGGTTCATTATATAACCTAACTTTAGATGAGGTTCAAAACCAATTAGGGGATCTTGGAAAACCCTTGACTAGTATGAATCTTGATGAGCTTTTGAAAAGTGTTTGGACTGCTGAGGGTAATAGTGGTATGAATGCTGAATATGCTCAACATGGTTCTGGTACTTTGGCACGGCAGTCTAGTGTTGGTCTTTCGAAAGATTTGAGAAAACGGACAGTTGATGAGGTGTGGCAAGATATTCAACAGGGTGAGAAGAAGGGCGATGGTGATAATGGTAGTGGTAAGAGTAAGAATAGTAGGAGTGGTAAGAATGATGGTGATAAAAAGGGTAGTAAAGAGAGACAACCGACGTTAGGTGAGATGACGTTGGAGGATTTCTTGTTTAAGGCCGGGATTGTTGCGGGTGGTTTGTCTCCTGGAAAAAAGAATGTGGACTCAAATGTGTCGAATCAACAGAATGTTGGTCATCAACAAGCGCAGTGGATGCAGTACCAAGTGGCGCCGGTTCAACAGCAGCAACATGTATATATGACAGGGCATCATCCGGCTCAGCCATCTTTGTCTATTGGTGCTAACTCGATGATGGAGATTGGTTATCCTGAGACGCAAATGACAATTTCCCCTTCGAATTTGATGCATAATTTATCAGATACACAGACGCCTGGAAGGAAAAGAGGCGCGTCTGGAAATTTGATTGAGAAGACTGTTGAAAGAAGGCAAAAGAGGATGATCAAAAATAGAGAATCTGCTGCACGTTCACGAGCAAGAAAACAG GCTTACACCCATGAGTTGGAGAACAAAATTTCACGTTTGGAAGAGGAAAATGAAAGACTTAAGAGACAAAAG
- the LOC122594323 gene encoding scarecrow-like protein 9: protein MDSRFGRIFSSLDEDGNENGNGIHFGNNGSMPIFHDSKNVKNNGQIYESTFSTNYDPVNGTSSRYQTTSSSIYSQNFKGLQFPNLTNSNNMINDINNNVGGVSASIEDELNEDCDLSDAILGYISHVLMEEDMEDRSCMLQESLDLQAAEKPFYDVLGKKYPPSPPPWPPPSSDGGLTFGDHCENSIYVDSVSSYSDYLNEGSSLLNFGAQNISYTSFGSSSNGGPDSYSPASTADTFDLCNENQMMWQFRKGVEEANKFLPSVDISANVSYDKIREESPVVFTGSKVRKNPYGEDITEVEKEERSIKQAAIFPDPTLRSKEIDLIFLSSLGEGKVALDSFRDTLREEKIKDSLKDVEDVSLSKQKGKGRSKTRGRKQNRKKEVIDLRTLLITCAQAVAADDRRKANELLKQIRQHSSPFGDGSQRLAHCFANGLEARLAGTGSQIHKALVSKKTCAADYIKAYQLYMATSPFRKISNFASNRTIMDKAENAMRVHIIDFGILYGFQWPTFLQRISQRKGGPPRVRITGIEFPQPGFRPAQRIEETGWRLKAYADHFKVPFEYSSIAKRWENVTVEELMLDEGEFLVVNCMYRAKNLLDETVVVDSARNIVLNLIKKINPDIFIHGILNGSYNAPFFLTRFREALFHFSALFDMLETNVPRERPERMLLEKEIFGREALNVIACEGWERSERPETYKQWHVRNLRVGLVPVPLSRFIIKRGGEKVSLYHKDFLIDEDNHWLLQGWKGRIIYAISCWKPVSK from the coding sequence ATGGATTCAAGATTTGGTAGAATTTTTAGCTCTTTGGATGAAGATGGTAATGAAAATGGAAATGGGATTCATTTTGGGAATAATGGAAGTATGCCTATTTTTCATGATAGTAAGAATGTaaagaataatggtcaaatATATGAAAGCACTTTTTCAACTAATTATGATCCAGTCAATGGAACTAGTAGTAGGTATCAAACTACTAGTTCTTCTATTTACAGTCAAAATTTTAAAGGTCTACAATTTCCTAATTTGACTAATAGTAATAATATGATCaatgatattaataataatgtggGTGGTGTAAGTGCAAGTATTGAAGATGAGCTTAATGAAGATTGTGATTTATCGGATGCGATTTTGGGATATATTAGTCATGTGCTTATGGAAGAAGATATGGAAGATAGGTCTTGTATGCTTCAAGAATCTTTAGATCTTCAAGCTGCAGAGAAGCCTTTTTATGATGTTCTTGGAAAAAAGTACCCTCCTTCCCCACCTCCATGGCCTCCACCATCATCTGACGGCGGTTTGACCTTTGGAGACCATTGTGAAAATAGCATATATGTTGATAGCGTTAGTAGCTATAGTGATTACTTAAATGAGGGTTCAAGTTTACTAAATTTTGGAGCTCAGAATATATCGTATACATCGTTTGGATCGTCAAGTAATGGAGGGCCGGATTCATATTCTCCTGCTAGCACTGCGGATACGTTTGACCTTTGTAATGAAAATCAAATGATGTGGCAGTTTAGAAAGGGTGTTGAAGAAGCAAACAAGTTTCTCCCAAGTGTCGACATTTCTGCCAATGTCAGTTATGACAAGATAAGAGAAGAAAGTCCAGTCGTGTTCACAGGATCAAAGGTAAGAAAAAATCCTTACGGTGAGGATATAACTGAagtagaaaaagaagaaagaagtatTAAGCAAGCGGCAATTTTTCCTGATCCCACTTTGAGGTCTAAAGAGATAGACTTGATCTTTCTATCTAGTCTGGGAGAAGGTAAGGTTGCTTTAGACTCATTTCGTGACACTTTACGTGAAGAAAAGATTAAAGATTCATTAAAAGATGTAGAAGATGTAAGTTTAAGTAAACAGAAAGGTAAAGGTAGAAGCAAGACTCGTGGTAGGAAACAAAATAGGAAAAAAGAGGTGATAGATTTGAGAACTCTTTTAATTACTTGTGCACAAGCCGTTGCAGCTGACGATAGAAGGAAAGCAAATGAACTTTTGAAACAAATTAGGCAGCATTCGTCTCCTTTTGGTGACGGGTCTCAGAGGTTAGCTCACTGTTTCGCTAATGGGCTTGAGGCTCGCTTAGCTGGCACTGGTAGCCAGATTCACAAAGCATTAGTGAGCAAGAAAACTTGTGCAGCTGACTATATAAAAGCTTACCAGCTGTATATGGCCACATCACCGTTCAGAAAGATTTCAAACTTTGCTTCAAACAGGACGATAATGGATAAAGCAGAGAATGCCATGAGGGTACACATAATCGATTTTGGTATCCTGTATGGCTTCCAATGGCCTACATTCCTTCAACGTATTTCACAAAGAAAGGGTGGGCCACCGCGGGTTAGGATTACTGGAATAGAGTTTCCTCAACCTGGTTTTAGGCCGGCACAAAGAATTGAGGAGACTGGCTGGCGTTTAAAAGCTTATGCCGACCATTTTAAAGTTCCCTTTGAATATAGTTCCATAGCTAAAAGATGGGAAAATGTTACAGTTGAGGAACTTATGCTTGATGAGGGTGAGTTTCTAGTGGTTAACTGTATGTATCGCGCAAAGAACTTGCTTGATGAAACAGTGGTGGTGGATAGTGCCAGAAATATTGTCTTAAACCTGATTAAGAAGATTAATCCAGATATCTTTATCCATGGAATTCTAAATGGATCTTATAATGCTCCGTTTTTCCTCACACGTTTCCGTGAGGCTCTTTTTCATTTCTCAGCATTATTTGATATGCTTGAAACCAATGTGCCTCGTGAAAGGCCAGAGAGAATGCTGCTTGAAAAAGAAATCTTCGGGAGAGAGGCTTTGAATGTTATAGCTTGTGAGGGGTGGGAAAGGAGTGAAAGACCCGAGACATATAAGCAGTGGCATGTTCGAAATTTGAGGGTAGGTTTAGTTCCAGTTCCATTATCGCGGTTTATTATCAAGCGGGGAGGTGAGAAAGTGAGCTTATATCATAAAGATTTCTTGATAGATGAAGACAATCATTGGCTTCTGCAGGGATGGAAAGGACGAATTATCTATGCTATTTCCTGTTGGAAACCTGTTTCTAAGTAG
- the LOC122592045 gene encoding uncharacterized protein LOC122592045 has product MGAPPPVEPQHIELAQRENFSAFEDLGNNDVIPETQPVEEQEEVEEFDCRGKKKVFAGRKLREHWTEEQEVALAQAWIQISECKKYGNEQKAEGFWKRVLQHYTSTLGSTTRTFHSLTTKWKTMNMEMGVFNGLWIQAFRGKGSGCNDLDVTTAALSDYHTKLDKHFTYIPAWDVVKTHDK; this is encoded by the exons ATGGGTGCTCCACCTCCCGTCGAACCTCAACACATTGAACTCGCGCAAAGGGAAAACTTTTCTGCATTTGAAGATCTCGGGAACAACGACGTTATACCTGAAACACAACCGGTTGAAGAACAGGAAGAAGTTGAAGAGTTCGATTGTCGTGGGAAGAAAAAGGTGTTTGCCGGGAGGAAGCTGCGTGAACATTGGACGGAAGAGCAAGAGGTCGCCTTGGCTCAAGCATGGATTCAAATATCGGAGTGTAAGAAGTATGGCAACGAACAAAAGGCCGAAGGGTTTTGGAAACGAGTTCTTCAACACTATACGAGCACCTTGGGTTCGACTACGCGAACCTTTCATAGTTTGACTACAAAGTGGAAGACGATGAATATGGAGATGGGTGTTTTCAACGGGTTATGGATTCAAGCG TTTCGTGGAAAGGGGAGTGGATGCAATGACTTGGATGTTACGACGGCCGCTTTGTCAGATTACCACACCAAATTGGACAAGCATTTTACGTATATACCGGCTTGGGATGTGGTAAAAACTCATGATAAATGA